Proteins from one Nicotiana tabacum cultivar K326 chromosome 23, ASM71507v2, whole genome shotgun sequence genomic window:
- the LOC107795225 gene encoding caffeic acid 3-O-methyltransferase-like (The RefSeq protein has 1 non-frameshifting indel compared to this genomic sequence), protein MESSTKSQIPTQSEEERNCTYAMQLLSSSVLPFVLHSTIQLEVFEILAKSNDTKLSASQIVSQIPNCKNPDAATMLDRMLYVLASYSLFTCSIVEDEENNGGQKRVYGLSQVGKFFVRDEDGASMGPLLALLQDKVFINSWFELKDAVLEGGVPFDRVHGVVHAFEYPKSDPKFNDVFNKAMINHTTVVMKKILENYKGFENLKTLVDVGGGLGVNLKMITSKYPTIKGTNFDLPHVVQHAPSYPGVEHVGGDMFESVPEGDAIFMKWILHDWSDSHNLKLLKNCYKALPDNGKVIVVEAILPVKPDIDTAVVGVSQCDLIMMAQNPGGKERSEEEFRALATEAGFKGVNLICCVCNFWVMEFCK, encoded by the exons ATGGAATCCTCAACCAAAAGCCAAATACCAACACAATCAGAAGAAGAGCGTAACTGCACATATGCCATGCAACTATTGTCATCTTCAGTCCTCCCCTTTGTGTTGcattcaacaattcaattggaAGTTTTTGAGATATTAGCCAAATCTAATGACACTAAACTTTCTGCTTCTCAAATTGTTTCTCAAATTCCTAACTGCAAGAATCCTGATGCAGCTACTATGTTAGATAGGATGCTTTATGTCTTGGCTAGTTACTCGTTGTTTACTTGTTCCATTGTTGAGGATGAAGAAAATAATGGGGGCCAGAAAAGAGTGTATGGTTTGTCACAAGTGGGAAAATTCTTTGTTAGAGATGAAGATGGTGCATCAATGGGGCCACTTTTGGCTTTGCTTCAAGATAAAGTATTCATAAACAGCTG GTTTGAACTAAAAGATGCAGTTCTTGAAGGAGGAGTTCCATTTGACAGGGTACACGGTGTGCATGCATTTGAATATCCAAAATCGGACCCAAAATTCAATGATGTTTTCAACAAGGCAATGATCAATCACACAACTGTAGTCATGAAAAAAATACTTGAAAATTACAAAGGTTTTGAGAACCTTAAAACTTTGGTTGATGTTGGAGGTGGTCTTGGAGTTAACCTCAAGATGATTACATCTAAATACCCCACAATTAAGGGCACTAATTTTGATTTGCCACATGTTGTTCAACATGCCCCTTCCTATCCTG GGGTGGAACATGTTGGGGGAGATATGTTTGAAAGTGTTCCAGAAGGAGATGCTATTTTTATGAAG TGGATTCTTCATGACTGGAGTGATAGTCACAACCTCAAGTTGCTAAAGAACTGCTACAAGGCTCTACCAGACAATGGAAAGGTGATTGTTGTTGAGGCCATTTTACCAGTGAAACCAGACATTGACACCGCAGTGGTTGGCGTTTCGCAATGTGATTTGATCATGATGGCTCAAAATCCTGGAGGCAAAGAGCGATCGGAAGAGGAGTTTCGAGCCTTGGCTACTGAAGCTGGATTCAAAGGCGTTAACTTAATATGTTGTGTCTGTAATTTTTGGGTCATGGAATTCTGCAAGTAG